Proteins from a single region of Procambarus clarkii isolate CNS0578487 chromosome 62, FALCON_Pclarkii_2.0, whole genome shotgun sequence:
- the LOC138354297 gene encoding uncharacterized protein PF3D7_1409500-like, giving the protein MIPSQPLRYTHSRNYYDIHRRNHYDTHSRNHYDTHRRIHYDTHRRNHYDTHRRNHYDTHRRNHYDTHRRNHYDTHTPLRYTPSQRRRYTHSRNQYDTHYRNHYNAHRRNHYDTHCHNHNNTHRRNHYDTHRRNHYDVVRRNHYDTHCHNLNNTHRCNHSDTHRRNHYDAHRRNHYDTHCHNHNITHRRNHYDTHSRNHYDTYRPNHYDAHRRNHYDTHRHNYYDTHRRNSYDTHRHNYYDTHHRNHYDTHRRNYYDTHCLNHYDTHRRNHYDTHRRNCYDTQRRIFYNTHRCNHYDIFHRNHYDTHRHNHFYTLCPTTIYTVATTTIHTQSQPIRYTLSNHYNAHRRNHYDTHCHNHNNTHRHNHYDTHRRNHYDVVRRNHYDTHCHNLNNTHRRNHYDTHRRNYYDAHRRNHYDTHGHNHNNTHRRKHYDTHSRNHYDTYRRKHYDAHRRSHYDTHRHNYYDTHRRNSYDTHRHNYYDTHHRNHYDTHRRNYYDTHCLNHYDTHRRNHYDTHRRNCYDTQRRIFYNTHRCNHYDIFHRNHYDTHRHNHFYTLCPTTIYTVATTTIHTQSQPIRYTLSNHYNAHRRNHYDTHCHNHNNTHRHNHYDTHRRNHYDVVRRNHYDTHCHNLNNTHRRNHYDTHRRNYYDAHRRNHYDTHGHNHNNTHRRKHYDTHSRNHYDTYRRKHYDAHRRSHYDTHRHNYCGTHRRNSYDTHRHNYYDTYHRNHHDTHRRNYYDTHCLNHYDTHRRNHYDTHRRNRYDTNRHNHYDTHRRNHYDIHCRNHYDTHRRNCYDTQRRNYYNTHRCNHYDIFRRNQYDTHRQNHFYAHCRNHYDTHRRNRYDTHRRNCYDTHRRNNYDTHRRNRYDTHRRKYYDTHRRNHCDTHRPNHYDTHRHNHYDTHRRHNFDTHHRNHYDTHRRNHYDTHRRNHYNTHRRNHYDTHRRNHYDTHRRNHYDTHRAGDNRRDGNTSTETAGDTEEMAGDGRGVETAPDETGNEEGVTEPPRASSLFQYHHQATPLTTNLSRGNHLHEEPEPSDAGDALEAGTADTKSEVEAETPALASSGKCTSAITVVCNATGATPPLPADSQASKLPTSAHAEDERRERLGTGRTSSDPKADSETRATQAGRTDARRRTAASSTTWGTRPGTGGSAGSTPSTSTAGTVGESAGTGSDAAEDELEDGGFKQKAAGRTPGTLIGAGRSPGDDTTSGGEATTTGGAPGGATGGYIHG; this is encoded by the exons ATGATACCGTCGCAACCGCTACGATACACACACAGTCGCAACTACTACGATATACATCGTCGCAACCATTACGATACACACtctcgcaaccactacgatacacaccgtcgcatccactacgatacacaccgtcgcaatcactacgatacacaccgtcgcaaccactacgatacacaccgtcgcaatcACTACGATACtcaccgtcgcaaccactacgatacacatacA CCACTACGATATACACCGTCGCAACGACGACGATACACACACAGTCGCAACCAATATGATACACACTATCGCAACCACTACAATGCtcaccgtcgcaaccactacgatacacactgtcacaaccacaacaatactcaccgtcgcaaccactacgatacacaccgtcgcaaccactacgatgttgtacgtcgcaaccactacgatacacactgtcACAACCTCAACAATACTCACCGTTGCAACCACTCCGATACACACCGCCGCAACCACTACGATGCtcaccgtcgcaaccactacgatacacactgtcACAACCACAACATTACTCACCGTCGCAACCACTATGATACACacagtcgcaaccactacgatacatacCGTCCCAACCACTACGATGCTCatcgtcgcaaccactacgatacacaccgtcacaactactacgatacacaccgtcgcaactcctacgatacacaccgtcacaactactacgatacacaccatcgcaatcactacgatacacaccgtcgcaactaCTACGATACACACTGTCTCAATCACTatgatacacaccgtcgcaaccactacgatacacaccgtcgaaACTGCTACGATACACAGCGTCGCATTTTCTACAACACACACCGCTGCAACCACTACGACATATTccatcgcaaccactacgatacacaccgtcatAACCACTTCTATACACTCTGTc CCACTACGATATACACCGTCGCAACGACGACGATACACACACAGTCGCAACCAATACGATACACACTATCGAACCACTACAATGCtcaccgtcgcaaccactacgatacacactgtcacaaccacaacaatactcaccgtcacaaccactacgatacacaccgtcgcaaccactacgatgtAGTACGTcgaaaccactacgatacacactgtcACAACCTCAACAATACtcaccgtcgcaaccactacgatacacaccgtcgcaactaCTACGATGCtcaccgtcgcaaccactacgatacacacggtCACAACCACAACAATACTCACCGTCGAAAGCACTATGATACACacagtcgcaaccactacgatacatacCGTCGCAAACACTACGATGCTCACCGTCGcagccactacgatacacaccgtcacaactactacgatacacaccgtcgcaactcctacgatacacaccgtcacaactactacgatacacaccatcgcaatcactacgatacacaccgtcgcaactaCTACGATACACACTGTCTCAATCACTatgatacacaccgtcgcaaccactacgatacacaccgtcgaaACTGCTACGATACACAGCGTCGCATTTTCTACAACACACACCGCTGCAACCACTACGACATATTccatcgcaaccactacgatacacaccgtcatAACCACTTCTATACACTCTGTc CCACTACGATATACACCGTCGCAACGACGACGATACACACACAGTCGCAACCAATACGATACACACTATCGAACCACTACAATGCtcaccgtcgcaaccactacgatacacactgtcacaaccacaacaatactcaccgtcacaaccactacgatacacaccgtcgcaaccactacgatgtagtacgtcgcaaccactacgatacacactgtcACAACCTCAACAATACtcaccgtcgcaaccactacgatacacaccgtcgcaactaCTACGATGCtcaccgtcgcaaccactacgatacacacggtCACAACCACAACAATACTCACCGTCGAAAGCACTATGATACACacagtcgcaaccactacgatacatacCGTCGCAAACACTACGATGCTCACCGTCGcagccactacgatacacaccgtcacAACTACTGCGGTACACACCGTCGCAACtcctacgatacacaccgtcacAACTACTACGATACATACCATCGCAATCAccacgatacacaccgtcgcaactaCTACGATACACACTGTCTCAATCACTatgatacacaccgtcgcaaccactacgatacacaccgtcggaACCGCTACGATACAAACCGtcacaaccactacgatacacaccgtcgcaatcACTACGATATACActgtcgcaaccactacgatacacaccgtcgaaACTGCTACGATACACAGCGTCGCAATTACTACAACACACACCGCTGCAACCACTACGATATATTCCGTCGCAACCAATACGATACACACCGTCAGAACCACTTCTATGCACACTGTcgtaaccactacgatacacaccgtcgcaaccgTTACGATACACATCGTCGAAACtgctacgatacacaccgtcgcaacaactacgatacacaccgtcgcaaccgctacgatacacaccgtcgcaaatactacgatacacaccgtcgcaaccactgCGATACACACCGTCCCAatcactacgatacacaccgtcacaaccactacgatacacaccgtcgccaCAACTTCGATACACACCATCGCAatcactacgatacacaccgtcgcaaccactacgatacacaccgtcgcaaccactacaatacacaccgtcgcaaccactacgatacacaccgtcgcaaccactacgatacacaccgtcgcaaccactacgatacacacc gagcaggggacaatcgacgagatggtaacacctccaccgagaccgcaggagacactgaagagatggccggagacggaagaggcgtcgagaccgcaCCCGATGAAACGGGGAACGAGGAAGGGGTAACAGAACcccccagagcgagcagcctttttcaataccatcaccaggccaccccgctcaccacgaacctcagcagagggaaccacctccacgaagaaccggagccatccgacgcaggcgacgCACTCGAAGCAGGAACCGCAGACACCAAATCTGAAGTGGAGGCTGAAACACCGGCactggcatcctcaggcaaatgcacctccgccatCACCGTAGTATGCAacgcaaccggagccacccctccaTTGCCGGCAGATTCACAAGCGTCAAAGTTGCCAACGTCTGCCCACgctgaagacgaacgccgggaacgcttaggcactggccgcacatcatcagacccgaaggctgactcagagacacgcgcaacacaagccgggcgaaccgatgCACGTCGTAGAACGgcggcatcctcaaccacatggggcaccaggccaggtacaggaggaagcgccggatccaccccatcaaccagcacagccggaacagtcgGCGAGAgtgcagggacagggtcagacgcagcagaggacgaactggaagacggggGATTCAAGCAGAAGGCAGCCggaagaaccccagggacactaattggagcaggacgatcaccaggcgacgacacaacctccggaggagaggcgacaacaacagggggcgcaccaggcgGCGCAACAGGGGGGTACATCCACggctga